The following are encoded in a window of Halalkalicoccus jeotgali B3 genomic DNA:
- a CDS encoding PadR family transcriptional regulator — translation MYDLTGFQRDLLYVIGGLDDPHGLALKAELEGYYDKEIQHGRLYPNLDTLVDKGLVEKSQQDRRTNLYKLTARGQRELSARREWEQQYLHDTLNAA, via the coding sequence ATGTACGATCTCACCGGGTTCCAGCGGGATCTGCTCTATGTCATCGGCGGATTAGACGACCCGCATGGCCTCGCACTCAAAGCCGAGCTCGAAGGGTACTACGACAAAGAGATCCAGCACGGGCGGCTCTACCCTAATCTCGATACCCTTGTCGATAAAGGACTCGTCGAGAAATCACAGCAGGATCGTCGAACGAACCTCTACAAACTCACGGCACGTGGCCAGCGAGAACTCAGCGCTCGTCGCGAATGGGAACAGCAGTACCTCCACGACACGCTGAATGCAGCCTGA
- a CDS encoding sulfite exporter TauE/SafE family protein — MQALPAASPMPIQISKVGVTAGYDLAVFFLIGLFGGAHCIGMCGPLVATYAERMETNDRWSGALTLYEMRQHALFNLGRTVSYACIGAVFGTAGALLYGTIGLAGILGPFQGAVGVLAGAAILVMGLTRLAGYRQGAVEGIIAGTGVGSLFARSYTAISTRIDRWVNGVGILGLGALHGLLPCMLLYPAFLYVFAQGSPVYGLFALGTLGLGTVPSVFLYGTVIGSVSARQRQTVHYGLGVLFIGLGYVLLAMGFMRFGIMLPLPDIPYYQPLAGPEAMT, encoded by the coding sequence ATGCAAGCCCTGCCGGCCGCGAGTCCGATGCCGATACAGATCAGTAAGGTCGGCGTCACCGCCGGCTACGACCTCGCGGTGTTTTTCCTCATCGGGCTGTTCGGCGGCGCACACTGCATTGGAATGTGTGGCCCGCTCGTCGCGACCTACGCCGAGCGCATGGAAACCAACGACCGGTGGTCGGGCGCGCTCACCCTCTATGAGATGCGCCAGCATGCATTGTTCAACCTCGGTCGAACGGTGAGCTACGCGTGCATTGGAGCCGTCTTCGGGACCGCCGGCGCGCTCCTCTACGGAACGATCGGGCTCGCCGGCATTCTCGGCCCGTTCCAGGGCGCTGTCGGCGTGCTCGCGGGTGCGGCGATCCTCGTAATGGGTCTTACCCGGTTGGCGGGCTACCGGCAGGGAGCAGTCGAGGGGATCATCGCCGGAACCGGCGTCGGTTCGCTGTTCGCCCGGAGCTACACGGCGATCTCGACGCGGATCGATCGCTGGGTCAACGGTGTCGGCATCCTCGGCCTTGGCGCGCTCCACGGACTACTGCCGTGCATGCTACTCTATCCGGCCTTCCTGTATGTGTTCGCACAGGGATCGCCCGTCTATGGCCTGTTCGCCCTCGGTACGCTCGGACTCGGCACCGTACCGAGCGTGTTCCTCTACGGGACCGTGATCGGGTCGGTGAGTGCGCGCCAGCGACAAACTGTCCACTACGGACTAGGCGTGCTCTTCATTGGACTCGGGTATGTACTGCTAGCAATGGGGTTCATGCGCTTCGGAATCATGCTCCCGCTGCCCGATATCCCGTACTACCAACCGCTCGCCGGCCCGGAGGCGATGACCTGA
- a CDS encoding TRAM domain-containing protein yields the protein MVEQMTVNPGEVYHVAVLPTKTEDAVDDHQGTASTAALSSSSPAERPEPPVKEGEVRTVTIDTLGDQGDGITRVERGYVVIVPDAEPDEEVTVEIDTVQSNVAFASIIERRE from the coding sequence GTGGTCGAACAAATGACGGTCAATCCAGGAGAAGTCTATCACGTCGCCGTGCTTCCTACGAAGACTGAGGACGCAGTAGACGACCACCAGGGCACAGCATCCACTGCTGCTTTATCATCTTCTTCCCCGGCAGAGAGACCGGAGCCACCAGTCAAGGAGGGTGAAGTTCGAACGGTGACGATCGATACGCTCGGCGATCAAGGAGATGGAATCACCCGTGTTGAACGGGGATATGTGGTAATCGTTCCGGATGCCGAACCTGACGAGGAGGTAACCGTTGAAATCGACACCGTCCAGTCGAACGTCGCGTTTGCGAGCATCATCGAGCGGCGAGAGTAG